The Setaria viridis chromosome 6, Setaria_viridis_v4.0, whole genome shotgun sequence genome includes the window CAGCTCTTAATCCCAAACATGCGTATACTCCTACCatcattttgaaagcactcgagtTATGGTACAAAACAAACCACTGCTAACATTTCCACAATGTTAGATGAACATGAAATAGAAAAGAATCCAAGTTTAAATAGTACATCACTGCTCATTGATATTGCCAGTGTACCGCAGATTAAATTGGATTGTACCACGTGAAATGTGTAGACTATTCAGTACCTAAATTTATTTACTGCAGTACTAGGCTAGGACAGGGCATAAAGCATGAACAACCTAAGAAGGTTTACTCTGCAGTACACTTAACTTGATATGACCAAACAAAAATGTCCCATGTGTATGGGCAACATCAGATCTATATTTTTCCTCAGCATAACGATCTCCAAACATTTCCACAATATTTGGAATGGTACAGGATTTGAAATCAACATTACGCCATTGTCAAACAGGTTGAACTTCTGGaaccattttttttcatgtataGAAACAGCATTCACTTAAGTGCCAAGCAAACAGGAATCATAAACATACCTAGAGACGGACAGTATGCATGCAAGAGTCACAATCCATGACATCTCATAACGGAATAACCTTTATTCCACATACCTTCTATGATATTGTACTTAGAGAAATAATTCTAAAAGTTAAATATAGATTGAAAAGTATTAGGCATTTGCTTAATCACACCAGCTGTCATTAAGATCTCAAATGCAGAAATCAGTTTCTCACACTAGAGATGCAAGCATTGTTTGAATTTAAGTTAAGAACGCGACAACAGAAGTCTATAAAACCATAACGCCCATGAAGATTCAGTGAAAATTCAACAGCCCACAGGAACACATTTCAAATGGCAAATGGTATAGGTTACATTTATGTTACATATGCAGTAACAACCCAAAGAATCTTACCTTGAAAAGTGGGGACTTGAAGCAACTTTGACAACAAGCTCCTAGATCGTGCATATATCTCGACCCGGGTACCATGCTCAAATGGCTCATTTTCAACGAATCTCTGCAACAGAACCTGGAATTGCTGGAACGCTTGAGCAGCACAGCTGTAGGTTGTAGGATTTTCAGGTTGTGCTGCAACTATAAGGCTCAGGTGCACATATGTACAATGCAGAGCCTCCCAGCTTAACGAAACATGAGCAACATATGCAGTTTCAAGTGTTTGATAAGGATCATCTTCGCTTTGCTTTTGCTGAAGTTGCTCACAATCCTCCTGGAGCTCATCCCTTCTTTTGAATGAGAGGTTGCGCAGGGTAGATGCCAATTTGGATGCTGATCTTGGAGACTTTTTGGACATGTTCAGTGACTCTAGAAAGGTTTTTTCCAACCGTTAGAATGGTGAAAGTATGCGGAAGGACTTATTTAAATATATCAAAAATCAATGGCACACTAGAAAACAGCAGTAAAATGGAGTTGTCAAATTTATGAAGAGAAGCAACACTGCTTAAGGTGAGATGGAATCCTGAAGACAATCACTAACATGTGCCGAAGACATGGAACAGGAAATATTGGCTGATTCGGTGAGACAAGTAAAGTGGCATGGATTTCATCAGGAAAAGGTGAAAGTCCTAAATTGTTCCGTGTGACAAAATAGTGTTACCTGAACACACGTGCGTATGTacgagtccgacttcttcccaGGTTCAGGTATGGGTGTCCAACTCACAAGAAAAATTGGACATGCCAAATACCACTAGAACCAATAGAGTAAAATTTGTTTCCGACTCAGACTCAGGTAACCAGGTAACGCTACACAGAATACGACAACAGTGGGTGAATGTGTTTGTCTTGCCCTATGTCAGCTACCTGGTGCTACGGTTTCATTTTAATAAAAACAGTTTCAAAGAGAGTACAAGCAGGCAATCGTGGACCTACCAAATGAGGCATGCAAGTACCATAGAACACCTGTGTTCATTAAGCATCTTTACAGTAGTATAGTAGGGACTGCGCTTTAACGTGCTAACAAGGCTCGACATTAACCATAATTTATACAGCTAGAATAGCAACAACAGCTGGACACTGATAACTACGAGATTTCCAAGACAAACTTAGCTAATTTCACCAGCACCAGACTATATACATGCATAATaacaaaaatgaaaagaaaagaaccgtagatgcatgcatcatgttacAGTCAACTGAATGTGAGAAAATACAACCAAGCATATACTAAGAAACATCCACTATCGGCCACATCTTTTACCTGGATCCTTCATGAGCTGTGCGATCATCTTATGAAACACCAGCATCCTCTCACAGTACTTATCATATAGAGAATCGAACCCACACAGCGGGAACCCATCACCGACATCCGACTCCAACCACTCCCTGGAGctgctcccttcctcctccccttcctccccaccGTCCTCCTCAACCTCAGCGCATTCCTCCTCAGGGATGAGCACCATGAAGCTGTTCTTTCTCAGCTCCTTAAGCCTCCGCTTCACCTCATTCGTGATGAaatcgtcatcgtcgtcctcctccacttcctccaccACCCCATTGCCCGCAACCGCACCCTCTATCTCCTCAGCTTTCTCCCCCAAAATGTCACCTTTCTGTTGCTCCTCGGAGGCCCCATTTCCAGCGGCACTGGCCTCGTCATCGGACTCCACGATCTCGCCCCCACCCCCGGCGCCCTTCTTGCCCTTCCCGAACTTCTTGATCTTGAAGAAATCCATCGGTCCCGAGCCTCTAAACCCCAAAGCTCAAACAGTCCCCAAAGCCAAAAgatccctccttttcttttcgacGATCCTTGACCCCCAAAGTCGCCCGCTCCCTTTCGCTTTCCCTGCAAACATCAGACGAATGACGGGATGGATAAAGGATCGAGGGGGCCGGAGGTGATTCAAAGGAACGCCTAAAAGAAAGAAACCCTAACAAATCGTGAAGTCGCGCGGGTGCTCAACGGCCAAAATACCTCTGGTGACGGCCCCCAATCCTGCTGCAGCTGGAATGCGGGAACAATCCGGCACAAAACCAGCGCGACGGGCCCCCTCAAGATCCGCCGAATCCGAGCCCGCCTGGCTCCCCGGGCGTGCCTCCCTCTCCGCCGGGAGGGCCGGCTcacgggcgcgcggcggcggcggcgagcggcatcTCCGTGGACCGCGAGGGCCTGCGTTACCAGAGAGTGGTCGGCGCCGCGCTGCTGGTTTCGTCGCCTCGGGGCTGGGGGGTTTTAGGAGGGGGGGGGGAGTCCGGAGTCAGTAtctggcctgctgctgctggtgctggtgctggggcTCGCGGTGCGGCGGCTCGCCGGGTCTGCAGGCACAGGGTTCGTGGCCGTCGGGGTGAGTGCTGGATGGAGCTGGGAGGAATCGAATCCGAATTTTTAACCGCGGGTTCGAGGGTTTAAGCGGGGGGTTTAAGCTGTGgttagcggcggcggcgatcgcgaTTAGCGTGTGGTCAAAGACGACGGAGCAGAGGagggtggagtggagtggcgtGGAGTGCATGGGAGACCGAGCGGAGCGTACGACGCCTGTCGCGGTCGCTGGTCTTCCCAGGTGTGGGGCCCCCGCCTCCTCGGAGACGATGAGCTGGGCCGAACCGGATGGAATCAGGCCCAGGTGCAAATGAAGCCTATATGAGGCCCAATTAAACCATTCTTCTAACCCACACCCACCAAAAAAGGGAAGGGGAAAACGGAACTCAGATGATCGATTCAGTGGCCCGGCCCGCGGCGGGGACGGGCCATCTTGTTTGCTCGCGCGAAGCTCCATTTTTTTCTTGGCTCGGTTTGTTGTTAGTCTTCTTGGTTACCTTTTTGACCATCTCACTTCGACAAAAAAAAGTCAGACGAAACGAGTGAACATACGGGCAACAATGTCCCAGCTCGcatcaaaaaaataaagaaagcacTAGTGGTAGGAAatttggagaagaagaaaaaaagccAGCAAAGTCGGTGGCTAAGCTTGCCTCAAAGTCCAAAAGTTGGTAAGCACTAGCGTGAGGTCCGTTTCAGCTAGCCAACTCTTTTCCGTGTGCTCCATCTCTCTCTCAATCGTCCCTGTGCTTTTGACCTCAGCTTGGAGgggtttggttccacggactaaagtttaatcccgtttaattcctatcacatcgaatgtttagatactaattagaagtattaaatataaataaattacaaaaccaattgcacaggtggaggctaatttgtaagacgaatctattaagcctaattaattcatgattagcacatatttactatagcatcaaattgtcaaatcatggactaattaggcttaatagatccatctcgcaaattagcctccatccgtgtaattggttttataattagctcatatttaatcatatctaaatattcgatgtgacaaggatTAAACTTTAATCGGTGGAACCTAGCCTAGACGACTAAGTCCAAATGTCCAATCACGGTAGGTAATTTCCTCCCAAATTTAAGACCTTTTGTTTTGTATTTAGAACGCGAGAATTTTACTATACCGCCTCCTGTGGAATTCCGGATCAAATATACGTGGAAGTTGCAGAATTAGACAGCAGCTTCACGTACAGTACCATTCGACGCTGTAAGGTCAGTGTCAACCATGACCATGATGTCCATAAGTAGTGTCAATCTTGCCAAATTATTAAGACATCAATTCTAAAAACTATACCAATAACTCATGATCATGTGGAGCCGTAATAaattttctctcctctctcccctctcttaTTCTTCGTTGGAGATCGTGTGAACACCATGTCTTGCATGAGATTCAGTTTCTCCATGTTTTTACATTTCTCCTCATTAACTCTCATGCCACCTCAGTTTTTTTGCCTACATGGCATCATATTTAATGCTATGAAAATCAGCTGAGGTGAAGGGTTGGGGCTGGCTTAATGATTTGACCGGACACAACAAATTCGTGGATTCCTAAATGACCATCGAATCCACGTCTCGCCAGCCGCTAAACCCCTTGCAACGAACCACCGCTCCCCAAGTACCGCGATCGTCTTTTCAGCTTTCCACGGGCCCACCTCTTATTCGATTTCCATCAACATCAATGGAGTATCGTGCCATTCATGAGGCTAGGCCCTTGGCCAGTTCAGTTTGGTGATGCATTTGAATGTTCCATGTATGTTCATATATATACTCATCCATcttaaattataagtcatttcaagaattttgaagagttaaaatatctcaagtttgaccaaatttatataataatataataatatttatgatgtcatctaagtatcattagattcttcatcaattatattttcatagtatacctatttgatgtcataaatctttataattttctctataattttgatcaaacttgagatgatttgactcttcaagatttttggaatgacttataatttatgatggagggagtattttttaATAATGTTCATGTTTTCCTGCTAGTTTCCCCATCAAGTGAAGTGTCTCAAAAGTACAGCGCATGGTAAGTCGGATTCTACAGTGCGTCTCTTTCTAAGATCAAATCCGCCAAGAAACCATCTGCATTTTGGTAATCATAGATACCTAATTCTGGAAAGCACACTATGCACATGGAAACTCATTTCACATTCAGCATTACTGCTTAGAAACGAGTCTAGGGAATTTGAAGGCCGAAATGGCATAATAAGTGGTGATTTTTTACCGACTTTCGTAATCTCAAAATCCGTAGATAACCTCTCTGATGTGCTCATAAGAACATGGCGTTATGCGCGTGTTTACTTGAGCGTCGTGTGTCAATTTCTTTTTAAGAACATGATACAAAATTGAAGAGGAAATATTTGCATTTCCCTGAGAAATAAGAGTGAAATCTTTATCCAAACCAAACCAACCAACAAAAGCGAGTAAAAAGCACACGAAAACGATCTCGATGTCGTGGCCGATCCCGGCAAGCCACCTGTCGCGGGCGGCCGAGAGCCacctcgacggcgacgcggcATCCGGGCCCACAGCACAGTGACCCCAACCCCCAGTCCCCCCTACGAAGCCCCACGTCCCGGACCCAATAGCTGGTGGCCACGTACGTCCCCGCCCCGCCACGTACCACGTCACgtgccccgcccccgcccccgcccgccatCAAAAGATCTGCGCGCTGCGCGCACCTGCGCCGAATTCCTAACGACACCACGGCACGAGCACGAGCGCGAGCACGGTACGAGTTGGCGAGACCTCGTGGGCCGCGGCGTCGTTAGAACCAAGGATTGGATTGGcctcgccgaggaggaggaggaggaggaggaggaggaggaggaggagggagctgGTGGCGAGAGGGGCTCGCGGGGATGGGGATCTCGAGGCCCCTCGcggtggcgctgctgctgctgatcgccgtcgccggggcggccgccgaggaggagccggcggtggtggtggcggactcggcggccggcgcggtggaggccgcggccgcgcgggccgaggaggctgcggaggtggcggcgcttaGGGCGGAGCTGGAGCAGCTCAGGGCGAAGATCTCCGGCTTAGGTCAGTGGCAACCGGTTCTAAATTGGTGACGGGGAGCGCTTGATTTACTTTCGGGGTGATTTCGCTGGGGGATGGGGTTGGTACAAAACGTCGAATTCATGCTTCGGAGCTGGGTTGATTTGTCCCGTTCCACTTGAATTGATGCCCCTCTGGCGAGCCCGCGGGGTTTAGGGGGGGCCGATTCGATGTGGTGGAGGTGGGATTTCGGGGATGTTTAGGTGAGCTAGCGGGATCTGTTTGTTGGGGGTTTAGCGTGTTGGTGCTTCTGGGTAGCGTGCGCGGCAGTTCTCGATCGATCAAGTAGCTCGGTGCTGCGGAAGTTTATCTGATGTTTCCGTGCTGATTTTGGTCGCGACTCTTGAGATGAATCATGAATGCGGAATTGGGTacttctatcttttttttaggAAACTGTCCAGTTCAGGAAGACAATTGGCTGCTTCTGTTATTTACCCCCACATGGATTTGTTCGTTTCTAATTGTGGTTTTGCTTTACAAATGTTTTTACTACTTCGTCTATTTACTAATAGTGGGCCACAGTGTAATAGCAGTTGCTGTGCTTTTGCCATGCATGGTGATCCCTTGCAATAATTTTTGGGGCTTGAATGAGATGTACTGAACCGTCCAACCAAATGCACCTAACCCAGATCGTCAATGCCCTTAGTCTTATCTTGAATTGAATACAATGCTAACAATATTAATTGCAGTAAAACTGGAAATTTAATAGTGCTCTGAAGAAGCTTCTACTAGTGAGGGTTTAAATTCAAACTGTGTCCCAACTTGGAAGTAATATCGTTGATCTTTGTGCTGTTTTTGTCACTAGCAGAGAAATCTGCCTAACTTTGCCACTTTGAAAATGCGTATTAGCTTATCAGATCCTTCCAGAACTATCGTTGAAGTAGATGGGAGTATGATTGTTTTCATGCTACAGAGTCAGACATGGTAGAGCGATCCAAGGAACTGAAGAACAAGGATGGTGACATCGCAAAGCTGGAGAAAGCCATTGAGGAGAGGTCACAGAAGATTGCTTCTCTGCAGGCCGAGATTGCTTCCCTCCAAGTATGCAATCTATTATGCAGCACTAACTATTAATACACTCTGTTGTGCAACTTagaaataattataaccttATGCCTATCCATGTGCAGGCACAGGGATCTATAGCTGCTGAGGAGCAGGCAGGCAAGGCCAATGCCCGGGCTGTTGAGCTTGAGAAGCAGGTACAGAATATAGAAGTTCACGAACTCTTAGAATTTGCAACTATGTGTTTGTGATTTCTCATTTTATCTTTCCCCTATTCCAGATTCAGAAGCTGAAAAAGGATATTGAAACACAAAGTAGCCAGAGAACAGCACTTGAGTCTAGGGCTAACGATGCAGAGAAGAAGGTAGAAGAGCTGACTGCAAAGCTTAATGCTGTAAGTGCACAATCCTTGTCTATCGTGCAGTTCCGCGAAGTTTTTCTTTTTGGGTTTTCTGTGGTCAACTTAATTGTTTTTCAGGTGTCATGTATTACTGTAACTAAGTCTATCTGTTAAGTGACTATGCCATTTGTTTTCCCCTTTTCGTTAACAGTAGTTACAGGATCCATTATTTATCAACTGATTCATAGATCCTATTTCTGCACCAGAGTTTGAAGTCCACCtaaaatttaaaatcatattGAAGGCCTCTCTCTGTAATGAAAAACATTCAATAGAATAAACATTTTAGGTGTTGGATTCATTGCTCATATTTATCAATGTTTTGACcttggtagatccaaaaggaaaGTGATGACAAAAAGCGCAAAATCAAGAAGACAGAACGTGCTCTTAAAGTTGCTGAGGTTTGCAATACATTTGTTTACTATTACTTCACTTCTGTCCTGACAGTCGTGTGGATGTTACATTTTTTGTTCTTTCACATTGTAGGAGGAATTGATGAGGTTGCAGCTAGAAGCAACAGCTAAGGCAAAGCAGCTGACGGAGGTAAAGATATATCCTGTCACTATCATCAATTGTAGCAAATGTAATAACATCCTCTGAGCATAGTTAAATATAAGATTGAATCGAGTATGTATAGTGCTCAGACATGTCTTTTAATTCTACAATTTCTTAACTAGACTAAGCATGTCAAAATTCTGTACTACTAACTGATCTATTCCATCTTTTCTACTTTTTATTGCTCTTTAAAAGCAGTCTTAAAGTAGTGCAAGAACAAATGTTTAACCTACATAAATTTTTATGGTTCCCTAAATGTTAGTATTTGCAGTTATTTTTTAAGACATCGATATAATTCAGTTGGGTAGTTCCCTTTTTTGCTATCAGTTTTAGAGGGAGGTTTCAACAATAGCTTCATGAGTTCAAGATGCACTTTGGGCACTATATGTCATATGGCACTTCACTAATGCGTCGAAACTTCTAACCGTTACCTGAAACTAGGCTAAGTAGATTGATCCTATTGTAATTCTAATGCCTTGAATGCCATATGCTTGTTTTATGCCTTTTTTTTCCACTGTCGCCATCTACAATGAATGTAAGATACCATGTGCACTCTCGTTTCCTTTTGCAGGTTCATGGAGCATGGTTGCCACCTTGGTTAGCTGCACAATATGCTCAATACCTGGTAAGAGGGAAATCACAAAATATGTACGGTTGCAATTTCGTGCTCGTGCTTCTCACCTCTATCCTCATCATCATTTGTAGGAAGTGGTCTCAGGTCACTGGAATCAACGTGGGAAACCTGCCATGCAAATTTTTTTGCAGAAGGTGCCTCTTTGTACTAGCTTTTATTTTAATTTCAATATGCCACAAGTAAATCACCATTTATGTCTACATATCTAATATTTCAGGCATCAGAAAAATCAGCACAGGCGAAGAAATGGGCTGAACCTCATATTGAGACTGCTAAGACGGTAGTGTCTCACTGCTCATTAACTCCATTGTTGATGTATTTTAGTTCTTTTTGAGTTATCTTCCAATGACAGTGTGCTGACAAAGATTGCTTTCTATGGTTTAAGAAATGGATTCCTGTTGCTAAGGAAAAATTGGTTGTCCTCAAGAAAAACGCAGAACCTTATGTACAAAAGATCTCAACAAGATCCGTGGAGCTGTATGAGTCATCCCGGGTTGCTGTGACACCTCATGTTGTCAAAGTTAAAGAACTTGCTGATCCTTACTACCAGGTACTTGTAGCACTTCCTGTTTCAAGAATATATACAATTCCACCTGTCACTTTGAGAGCAGCAGTTGGTTGATTATGGTAATCCAGTGCTTTATCATATTCATTATATGTGGTTTTTGATGTGCATTTATTTGTTGATGTTGATCCAGGAAGCCAAGAAGTTTTCCAAGCCTTACATAGATCAAGTTGCTGAGATCACAAAGCCACATGTTGAGAAAGCTAGAACTGCTCTGAAGCCGTACACTAAAAGAGTTGTTCATGCATATGGGTCATTTCTTGAGTCAGCAACGACATACCATCGCCAGGTTCGTGGTTCTTTTCCACTTCCGCTCCAATTCCTGGTGCATGGTTTTCAGTGCCTCCTTTTGTGCCATAGGCTATAGCTCCAAACCACATCTCAATTTTTAGCATCCAACTTCTGCGGTACTGCTTCTCTCCACAGCTTTACCTCTGCCTTAGATGTAGCATGCTGTCTGTTTACATGGGATATGCCCTTATTGTAGCCACCTTACCTAAATGGAGCTCCTATGAGGTTATTTAGCAGCTTCTGCATTCTGCATTGTGCCTAGAGATAGTGGTCCACTGGTGTGGATAGTTTGTGTGCTCTTCTATTTTAGCAACTTCATTTAGTTCATGATTTAATTTGTGTCATGTCCTACTTTTAGCAGATATGTTTAGTTTTTCTATAATCTAATGAAACCCTTCTTTTTGTGAAGATCGATGTGACAAAACTTCAAtgttttcttctcctttctagGTTCAAGCAACCATCTTGGACAACCTTCACCAACATGAGATAACGAAATCACTTGCGACGAAGGAGTTGGTTTGGTTCCTGGTAAGGAAACCTGAAAAAATCGCCCAAGGAACCGCAGCTTAGTGGCCATCTAACAAACCTATATCCTTTCTGTACAGGCTTCTGCTTTGCTGGCTCTGCCTGTTTTCATTATATTCAGGCTGCTAATAGATACCTTCTGGTTAGTTTCTCATATATCAACAGCTGATTTCAATTCTAATCATCGGTGGCGTGACCCTAAGTGAACTGACATTATCTGCCGTTGCTTCTATGTAGCACCAAAAAGAATAAAAGATCTCGTGGCGGTAACGGTAACCATGGCCACAGGAGACACAAGCGCCGGCACACAGACAAGTAGATCAACTATCCAGCGCTTAGGGTTCGTCTGCTGTGTATGGTTGCATATCTTCAAGCGGTGCCATGGAGGAAGGAGGGTCATGGTCTCATGGGTAACCCTTACCGTGAAAACATTGTACACCaacatttcttcttctttttacatTTTCGCCCCAGGTGTAATATGGACGTCAGTGGCAGCAGACATTTTATCTGCACTTTGCTGGGGTTCAGGGGTTAAGCCTCGGCCTTTGTTTCATTGTTCATTATTGTTTATTGTAATTTTGTGAATGCGTTTGAGCTTGCGTGCTTGTTCTTGTTGCCTTGCTGGTGACCAACATTTGAACTTATGTATACAAAGTGGTTGTTTAGCTACCAGGCTGGAGTTCAGCCCATTGGTCTCACCATTCTGTGTATGGTTGGCACCATGACCTGATAGAATGGTTGTTGACTTTCGGTTGGTGAAGACGTGAAGTATCATGAGAAGGAAGGGAATGTCAGCGAGCATTGCGAATGTGGGCCGTGGTGGGCTGTAACGTGAAGTATCCCCGGGCGATTTTTGCTCGGCGGCAGGCCCCTGGCGGCCCGCGCGACGAGAGGCCGGACCAAGACTCGGCCGGCCGTGCGAGCTCTCCTCCGCCGTCCGCCCTCTGTAAACTTGTTGGGAACTTGGGATACTGGTCCTTGATTGCCATAATTGGGGAAAATGGAGTTTTTGAATCCCCTCCCCGTCGGCTTCTTCCACCGGAGCCAGCGACGACGAAACCGCGGTTCCTCCCGTTGGATTCCTTCTCCCGGCGCGCTCCCGAACGCGGCGCTCTTGCACGGCGATCTGTTCAAGCACTGCCGCCTCATCGCGTCCCGGAATGGCTGCCTCGTCCTCGAGCTCCGCCGCGCGTCGCGCGGCGCCGCCCTcaggctcgccgtcgccgtgctcAACCCCGTGACCGGCGACGTCCCGATCCTCCCCACACTCTCCGGGAAGGACATGCGCGGAAGTTACGCGTgcgcgctgctcgccgccgccgatccgcCGCACCGCGCAGGCGCGCACCCACCACATTCCGGCTGCTCCTCGTCTAGGGGCCCTATTGTAAAATTTCGGATCCTATATTTTCATAAAGCCCCCTAGTTTGGATCGGGATCCAAATTAAGTGTCATTTTGTAATTCCGGGTAAAACATTTGCATAAAATCTTCTGTTTTGAATGGCGATCAAATAAGGGGCCTACTCGAATGTATATTTGCATAAAACTTCCTGGTTCGTAAGGCTCCGCCTCCAGCGCCGatggccgccgtcgccatccGCCCAGGTTCCGTTCCAGCCGGAAGCGCAAAGTCAAGGTATATTTGGATCATGTACTCctattccaaattactattcgttttagtttttctagattgaTAACTTTTAgtatacacctagatatatgctataTTCAGATACGTAAGTAAAAGTCatgtacctagaaaaatcaaaactaatatttatttaggatggagggagtacatattaTAAAAATTATGGGTCACGGATACAAATTACTAAAAGCTCGATGCTAAAAATCTAGGTAACAATGATACGAGGGCGGATCCTTGGAATAAAGACGGTGGATACTGAAAATCTGAATATTATCTGCTGTTTAGCTGGATGGAGCCATCATAGGAATCTAgattgtttgattttttttgttatctACAACATGATCTGGTATGTTTGGATTTAATACCAGAATATTCGATTTGATAACATGCTACcaattcttcctttcttctGGTACACAAGTCACGTCGCGCCGTCGTCCACGCAGCCACGCCCACCGCgtcctccccggcctcccctcgTCACCTCGAGAATATTCTCACCTCGACCGAGAAGGAGCTACCAACTAGCCGGCGAGTCCAGGTCGTCGTTGCCGCGCGCCGCAGAGCCATGCCCTGACGGATGACTGTCCCTGTCCCCCGGGAGCAACGGCGGCAAGCGCCTCAAGCGGACGCCGCGCGTCGAGGAAGACGGCGTTCCCCTCGGCGACGAGATCCTTCTCCAGGTATTCGCCGGTCATTCCCTGGAGACGGACGACCTCGTCCGCTGCGCCGCCACGTGCAGGCGCTGGTGCCGCCTCGTCAGCGGCGAGGCCGAGTTCATCTGCCGCCTcaggcggcggccgtcgtccGACCGCTACTACTTCCGAGTTCCGCCCCCTCGCCGTCGGCTTCTTCCACCGGagccacgacgacgacgaaaccggcgcgccgccgcggttcATCCCGTTCGATTCCTTCT containing:
- the LOC117862051 gene encoding uncharacterized protein, with the protein product MGISRPLAVALLLLIAVAGAAAEEEPAVVVADSAAGAVEAAAARAEEAAEVAALRAELEQLRAKISGLESDMVERSKELKNKDGDIAKLEKAIEERSQKIASLQAEIASLQAQGSIAAEEQAGKANARAVELEKQIQKLKKDIETQSSQRTALESRANDAEKKVEELTAKLNAIQKESDDKKRKIKKTERALKVAEEELMRLQLEATAKAKQLTEVHGAWLPPWLAAQYAQYLEVVSGHWNQRGKPAMQIFLQKASEKSAQAKKWAEPHIETAKTKWIPVAKEKLVVLKKNAEPYVQKISTRSVELYESSRVAVTPHVVKVKELADPYYQEAKKFSKPYIDQVAEITKPHVEKARTALKPYTKRVVHAYGSFLESATTYHRQVQATILDNLHQHEITKSLATKELVWFLASALLALPVFIIFRLLIDTFCTKKNKRSRGGNGNHGHRRHKRRHTDK
- the LOC117859597 gene encoding uncharacterized protein, encoding MDFFKIKKFGKGKKGAGGGGEIVESDDEASAAGNGASEEQQKGDILGEKAEEIEGAVAGNGVVEEVEEDDDDDFITNEVKRRLKELRKNSFMVLIPEEECAEVEEDGGEEGEEEGSSSREWLESDVGDGFPLCGFDSLYDKYCERMLVFHKMIAQLMKDPESLNMSKKSPRSASKLASTLRNLSFKRRDELQEDCEQLQQKQSEDDPYQTLETAYVAHVSLSWEALHCTYVHLSLIVAAQPENPTTYSCAAQAFQQFQVLLQRFVENEPFEHGTRVEIYARSRSLLSKLLQVPTFQVADKKDNTEDQMEPSIFAPDLIKLLEESILTFRLFLKKDKKKNSAHMSAHGHTGSSIHQVQSSLDKKEAKVKELFKKKKGWKSKTWPGTMEEVQLLFALIDVKVVSRVLRMGKLSKEQLLWCEEKMSKLDLSENRLRRDGSPILFPC